In Herpetosiphonaceae bacterium, a single window of DNA contains:
- a CDS encoding alpha/beta fold hydrolase: protein MFPPGWGFLPTTSAMFQRMQHDLEEMQERFGALFKTMLAARPGTIGRTPAETVYTEHNVRLLHYRPTVAEPHPVPLLIVPSVIKRALILDLAPGRSLVEHLVGQGLDVYMIDWGKAGPEQRSVTLDQYVVGYLRRVVQHVHRRSGQSRINLLGYSLGGTLTAIFSALYGRYVQSLVQLAAPINFHDEGLISQWTRPERFNVDLIVNTLSTMPLELMRASLRMLQPTAQIMQQIALAERFGDTHAIQDLLAMQVWMSDMALLPGEAYRTFIKECYQANHLVQGKLVIGGQRVDLRRIDQPLLTIAASGDRICPPRSVAALNEHVASADRQVLEIPGGHIDLVVSSDVTGQLWPQISAWLIARSAVAEATDAAMPELEQDAMPAAEPSAAPEAARSAAANQAQAAHERAPKQPSRPRGGRRNKNQAGDTSEAFDQPDR from the coding sequence ATGTTTCCACCTGGCTGGGGATTTCTGCCCACAACCAGCGCTATGTTTCAGCGCATGCAGCACGACCTGGAAGAGATGCAGGAGCGCTTCGGCGCGCTCTTCAAGACCATGCTGGCGGCCAGGCCGGGCACGATTGGCCGGACGCCAGCCGAGACGGTCTATACCGAACACAACGTGCGGCTGCTGCACTACCGTCCGACCGTCGCGGAGCCGCACCCGGTGCCGCTGCTGATCGTGCCCTCGGTGATCAAGCGCGCCTTGATCCTCGATCTCGCGCCGGGCCGCAGCCTCGTGGAGCATCTGGTCGGCCAGGGGCTAGATGTGTACATGATCGACTGGGGCAAGGCCGGGCCGGAGCAGCGCAGCGTCACGCTCGATCAGTACGTCGTCGGCTACCTGCGCCGCGTGGTGCAGCACGTCCATCGCCGCTCCGGCCAGTCGCGGATCAACCTGCTGGGCTACTCACTGGGCGGCACGCTGACGGCGATCTTCAGCGCGCTCTACGGACGCTACGTGCAAAGCCTGGTGCAGCTTGCCGCCCCGATCAACTTCCACGACGAGGGCCTGATCTCGCAGTGGACCCGCCCGGAGCGCTTCAACGTCGATCTGATCGTCAATACGCTGAGCACCATGCCGCTTGAGCTGATGCGCGCCAGCCTGCGGATGCTCCAGCCGACCGCGCAGATCATGCAGCAGATCGCGCTGGCCGAGCGCTTCGGCGACACGCACGCGATTCAGGACTTGCTGGCGATGCAGGTCTGGATGAGCGACATGGCGCTGCTGCCCGGCGAAGCCTACCGCACCTTCATCAAGGAGTGCTACCAGGCCAATCATCTGGTGCAGGGCAAGCTCGTGATCGGCGGGCAGCGCGTCGATCTGCGCCGGATCGACCAGCCGCTGCTGACGATCGCCGCCAGCGGCGACCGGATCTGCCCGCCGCGCTCCGTGGCCGCGCTCAACGAGCATGTCGCCAGCGCCGATCGGCAGGTGCTCGAAATCCCCGGCGGCCATATCGATCTGGTCGTCAGCAGCGACGTGACCGGGCAGCTCTGGCCGCAGATCAGCGCATGGCTGATCGCGCGCTCTGCGGTGGCGGAGGCGACCGATGCAGCGATGCCGGAGCTTGAGCAGGATGCCATGCCCGCAGCCGAACCGAGCGCCGCGCCTGAGGCCGCACGTTCGGCAGCGGCGAATCAAGCCCAGGCCGCACATGAGCGCGCGCCGAAGCAACCGTCGAGGCCGCGCGGCGGACGGCGCAACAAGAATCAGGCCGGGGATACGAGCGAGGCTTTCGATCAGCCCGACAGGTAG
- the aceA gene encoding isocitrate lyase, which yields MLREQRSAALAADWASNPRWQGIERPYSAEDVIRLSTSIPIEYTLAKLGAERLWDLLHSEEYVAALGALTGNQAIQQVKAGLKAIYLSGWQVAADANLAGQMYPDQSLYPANSVPHVVRRINQAFQRADQIQNSEGQGDTYWFAPIVADGEAGFGGSLNVFELTKAMIEAGAAGVHFEDQLASEKKCGHMGGKVLIPTSTAIRNLTAARLAADVLGVPTLIIARTDANGAQLITSDVDPRDAHFLTGERTSEGFFHVRGGLDAAIARGLAYAPYADLIWCETSEPNLDEARRFAEAIHERFPGKLLAYNCSPSFNWKKKLDDETIARFQRELGTLGYKFQFVTLAGFHALNHSMFSLARGYSERGMAAYSELQQAEFASEAEGYTATRHQREVGTGYFDEVAQVISGGMSSTTALSGSTEAEQFHER from the coding sequence ATGCTTCGAGAGCAACGTAGCGCGGCGCTGGCGGCAGATTGGGCGTCAAATCCACGGTGGCAGGGCATCGAGCGACCCTACAGCGCCGAGGATGTGATCCGGCTCAGCACCTCGATCCCGATCGAGTACACGCTGGCGAAGCTGGGCGCGGAGCGGCTGTGGGATCTCCTGCACAGCGAGGAGTACGTCGCCGCCCTCGGCGCGCTCACCGGCAACCAGGCGATCCAGCAGGTCAAAGCCGGTCTCAAAGCGATCTACCTCAGCGGCTGGCAGGTCGCCGCCGACGCGAACCTGGCCGGGCAGATGTACCCCGATCAAAGCCTCTACCCCGCCAACAGCGTGCCGCACGTCGTGCGGCGCATCAACCAGGCATTTCAGCGCGCCGATCAGATCCAGAACTCCGAGGGCCAGGGCGATACCTACTGGTTCGCGCCGATCGTCGCCGATGGCGAGGCCGGCTTCGGCGGCTCGCTCAACGTCTTCGAGCTGACCAAGGCGATGATCGAGGCGGGCGCGGCGGGCGTTCACTTCGAGGATCAGCTTGCCTCGGAGAAGAAGTGCGGCCACATGGGCGGCAAAGTGCTGATCCCGACGAGCACCGCGATCCGCAACCTGACGGCGGCGCGGCTGGCAGCCGACGTGCTGGGCGTGCCCACGCTGATCATCGCCCGCACCGACGCCAACGGCGCGCAGCTGATCACCAGCGATGTCGATCCGCGCGACGCACATTTCCTGACCGGCGAGCGCACCTCCGAGGGCTTCTTCCACGTGCGCGGCGGCCTCGACGCGGCGATTGCCCGTGGGCTGGCCTACGCGCCCTACGCCGACCTGATCTGGTGCGAGACATCAGAGCCGAATCTGGACGAGGCCCGGCGCTTCGCCGAGGCGATCCACGAACGCTTCCCCGGCAAGCTGCTGGCCTACAACTGCTCGCCCTCCTTCAACTGGAAGAAGAAGCTGGACGACGAGACGATCGCGCGGTTTCAGCGCGAGCTTGGTACACTGGGTTACAAATTCCAGTTCGTGACGCTCGCGGGCTTCCACGCGCTCAACCACAGCATGTTCAGCCTGGCACGCGGCTACAGCGAGCGCGGCATGGCGGCCTACTCCGAGCTACAGCAGGCCGAGTTTGCCAGCGAGGCCGAGGGCTACACCGCAACCAGGCACCAGCGCGAGGTCGGCACCGGCTACTTCGACGAGGTCGCGCAAGTCATTTCGGGCGGCATGTCCTCCACAACCGCGCTGTCCGGCTCGACCGAGGCCGAGCAGTTCCACGAGCGCTAG
- a CDS encoding alpha/beta fold hydrolase yields MPFTTVQGLRLYYDVHGHPRRADTPPLLLIAGLGFSTWCWFKQLPALAEHHQVIVFDNRGTGRSEKPRHPYSVTRMVEDTIGLLDALDVRRAHVLGTSLGGFVAQELAARHPARVGRLVLCCTSYGGPRSVPMSWSALSATLGWGSIDRTQAILRGLRIATSQPYCDEHLDELVQIAEWRQSDPLSRADYFRQVMAGVRFDGLHQARTIAAPTLVLHGTDDRVVPVANARLLGAALPDATVHLLDGAGHLVFIERAAQVNRMILDFLEASAQPAYGQARSD; encoded by the coding sequence ATGCCATTCACCACCGTCCAGGGACTACGATTGTATTACGACGTGCATGGTCATCCCCGCCGCGCAGATACCCCTCCGCTGCTGCTGATCGCCGGACTCGGCTTCTCGACGTGGTGCTGGTTCAAACAACTGCCAGCCCTGGCCGAGCACCATCAGGTGATCGTCTTCGACAATCGCGGCACGGGCCGCTCCGAAAAGCCGCGCCATCCCTACAGCGTGACACGCATGGTCGAGGATACGATCGGGCTGCTGGACGCGCTGGACGTACGGCGGGCGCATGTCTTGGGCACCTCGCTGGGCGGCTTTGTCGCGCAAGAGCTGGCGGCACGTCATCCCGCACGGGTCGGGCGGCTGGTGCTGTGCTGCACGAGCTACGGCGGGCCGCGCAGCGTGCCGATGTCGTGGTCGGCGCTCAGCGCCACGCTCGGCTGGGGCAGCATCGACCGAACCCAGGCGATCCTGCGCGGGCTGCGGATCGCGACCTCGCAGCCGTACTGCGACGAGCATCTGGACGAGCTGGTTCAGATCGCCGAGTGGCGACAGAGCGATCCGCTCTCGCGCGCCGATTACTTTCGCCAGGTGATGGCGGGCGTGCGCTTCGACGGCTTGCACCAGGCACGCACCATCGCCGCACCCACGCTGGTGCTTCACGGCACCGACGATCGCGTTGTGCCGGTGGCGAATGCGCGGCTGCTCGGCGCGGCGCTGCCTGATGCGACCGTCCATCTGCTCGACGGCGCGGGCCATCTGGTCTTTATCGAGCGCGCCGCGCAGGTCAACCGGATGATCCTCGACTTCCTCGAAGCGTCAGCGCAGCCCGCCTACGGCCAGGCCCGCAGCGATTGA